From a region of the Pseudoclavibacter endophyticus genome:
- a CDS encoding FAD-binding oxidoreductase, translating to MTDTETREYVAPPLAPDVRDALIAVVGADNALVTDDERDQYRDPYWYQEDRTYDSQLVLFPADTEEVQSIVRLANEHRVPLWTSSQGRNNGYGGPSPRVRGSVLVSLRRMNRVLEINRELAYAVVEPGVRWFDLYDELQATGNDDLMLSIPDLGWGSVIGNSLDNGMTYLPLGADYQAPCGMEVVLADGSLLRTGMGAMPGNKAWHLHKKSLGPTLDHFFTQSNYGIVTRMGIWLMRRPEAFAPLYLSVPRDDQLAQAVDILRELKLEGVIRGVPNLQNTITMAHQFPDELGTFVGMEGPASEDDLDALADRTGIGRWGVRTAVWGDRVVVDHYVQRIRDAWSEIEGSRVDLTQVYTSENWNEMTTFIEQVQAGIPSLDLMDVVPENLGHIGFSPVVPLVGAEVRHVADRIKELVTTQAGSNFVCAIFPINDRACFVVSSVSFDRTDREQWAASFETVKRLVVELGAEGYGEYRAHVDFMDLATDQYSFGDHAYRRFTRTIKDAVDPNGILAPGRHGVWPTAYLGGARP from the coding sequence TTGACCGACACCGAAACGCGCGAGTACGTCGCGCCACCACTCGCCCCCGACGTGCGAGACGCGCTCATCGCGGTCGTCGGCGCCGACAACGCCCTCGTGACCGACGATGAGCGCGACCAGTACCGTGACCCGTACTGGTACCAGGAAGACCGCACGTACGATTCGCAGCTCGTGCTGTTCCCCGCCGACACGGAAGAGGTGCAGTCGATCGTTCGGCTCGCCAATGAGCACCGGGTACCGCTCTGGACGTCGTCGCAGGGCCGCAACAACGGGTACGGCGGCCCCAGTCCCCGCGTGCGGGGCAGCGTGCTCGTGAGCCTGCGGCGCATGAACCGGGTGCTCGAGATCAACCGGGAGCTCGCCTACGCCGTCGTCGAGCCGGGTGTGCGATGGTTCGACCTCTACGACGAGCTGCAGGCGACCGGCAACGACGATCTCATGCTGTCGATCCCCGACCTCGGCTGGGGCAGCGTCATCGGCAACTCGCTCGACAACGGGATGACCTACCTGCCCCTCGGCGCCGACTACCAGGCGCCGTGCGGCATGGAGGTCGTGCTCGCCGACGGCTCGCTGCTGCGCACCGGCATGGGGGCCATGCCCGGCAACAAGGCGTGGCACTTGCACAAGAAGAGCCTCGGGCCCACGCTCGACCATTTCTTCACGCAGTCGAACTACGGAATCGTCACGCGCATGGGCATCTGGCTCATGCGGCGACCTGAGGCCTTCGCACCCCTCTATCTCTCGGTGCCGCGCGATGATCAGCTCGCGCAGGCGGTCGACATCCTGCGCGAACTCAAACTCGAGGGCGTCATCCGCGGCGTGCCAAACCTGCAGAACACGATCACGATGGCGCACCAGTTCCCCGACGAGCTCGGCACATTCGTGGGCATGGAGGGTCCCGCGAGCGAGGACGACCTGGATGCGCTCGCCGACCGCACCGGCATCGGGCGCTGGGGTGTGCGCACCGCCGTCTGGGGCGACCGTGTCGTGGTCGACCACTACGTGCAGCGCATCCGCGACGCGTGGAGCGAGATCGAGGGCTCGCGCGTCGACCTCACGCAGGTCTACACGAGCGAGAACTGGAACGAGATGACGACCTTCATCGAGCAGGTGCAGGCGGGCATCCCGTCACTCGATCTCATGGACGTGGTGCCCGAGAACCTCGGCCACATCGGTTTCTCACCGGTCGTGCCGCTCGTCGGCGCGGAGGTGCGGCACGTCGCCGACCGCATCAAGGAGCTCGTGACGACCCAGGCGGGGTCGAACTTCGTGTGCGCGATCTTCCCCATCAATGACCGGGCCTGCTTCGTCGTGTCGAGCGTGTCGTTCGACCGCACCGACCGCGAGCAGTGGGCGGCGTCGTTCGAGACCGTGAAACGGCTCGTCGTAGAGCTCGGTGCGGAGGGCTACGGCGAGTACCGCGCCCACGTCGACTTCATGGACCTCGCGACCGACCAGTACTCGTTCGGCGACCACGCCTACCGCCGCTTCACCCGCACGATCAAGGACGCCGTCGACCCCAACGGCATCCTCGCGCCCGGTCGCCACGGCGTCTGGCCGACCGCCTACCTCGGAGGAGCACGACCATGA
- a CDS encoding substrate-binding domain-containing protein: MSTLPRRRLVAGIAAAAAASLALTGCSTGLDEADAGTTEGAGDDSALESGFGVCNDEPVDGIDLEGALELINRYQQPADGLLISDPLTGPVDPTTTFAFVDNGTTVSAIMWEAFSDAAETAGVSAERVNAGTDAQGINSAFNSIVERPSDVVVAPAIDPIFFADQIATLEAAGTIVISAATTNAEEFGLRDNFGGYGASIENGAVLAAAAIAMTCGQDTEFVFYNIPEFAFSQVQLSAAEEALEGFCGGACNLRVVDIPVGQMATGGPDAVLSDLQAHPETAAFITPVDELQVGLPAKMDLAGISVPGLGQSSTPPNVEQIMNGTQAGGFAVDLTMFMWLLLDQGLRLDQDMTYPELDWAEINPNLSTILTRDNAEEALDGYISVPTYRDDFSALWGV; this comes from the coding sequence GCCGACGCCGGCACGACCGAGGGCGCGGGCGACGACTCCGCGCTCGAGTCGGGATTCGGCGTCTGCAACGACGAGCCCGTCGACGGCATCGACCTCGAAGGCGCCCTCGAGCTCATCAACAGGTACCAGCAGCCCGCCGACGGGCTCCTCATCAGCGATCCCCTGACCGGGCCCGTCGATCCGACGACGACGTTCGCATTCGTCGACAACGGCACGACCGTGTCGGCGATCATGTGGGAGGCCTTCAGCGACGCGGCGGAGACCGCCGGCGTCTCGGCCGAGCGCGTCAACGCCGGCACCGACGCCCAGGGCATCAACTCGGCCTTCAACTCGATCGTCGAGCGACCGAGCGATGTCGTCGTCGCCCCGGCGATCGACCCGATCTTCTTCGCCGACCAAATCGCGACGCTCGAGGCCGCCGGCACGATCGTGATCTCGGCCGCCACGACGAACGCCGAGGAGTTCGGCCTCCGTGACAACTTCGGCGGCTACGGCGCCTCGATCGAGAACGGCGCCGTGCTCGCGGCCGCCGCGATCGCGATGACGTGCGGCCAGGACACCGAGTTCGTCTTCTACAACATCCCCGAGTTCGCGTTCTCGCAGGTGCAGTTGTCGGCGGCTGAAGAGGCGCTCGAGGGCTTCTGCGGTGGCGCCTGCAACCTGCGCGTCGTCGACATCCCAGTCGGGCAGATGGCGACGGGCGGGCCGGATGCCGTGCTGAGCGACCTGCAGGCCCACCCCGAGACCGCCGCGTTCATCACGCCGGTCGACGAGCTGCAGGTGGGGCTGCCCGCCAAGATGGACCTCGCCGGCATCAGCGTGCCCGGCCTCGGGCAGTCATCGACGCCGCCGAACGTCGAGCAGATCATGAACGGCACGCAGGCCGGCGGCTTCGCGGTCGACCTCACGATGTTCATGTGGCTCCTGCTCGACCAGGGCCTGCGGCTCGACCAGGACATGACCTATCCCGAGCTCGACTGGGCCGAGATCAACCCGAACCTCAGCACGATCCTCACGCGTGACAACGCCGAGGAAGCCCTCGACGGCTACATCTCGGTGCCCACCTACCGCGACGACTTCTCCGCACTCTGGGGGGTGTGA
- a CDS encoding FAD-binding oxidoreductase, with translation MTRFDDRPFELPGEVAQRFCDAIGAEHVHTDEAARDEYRDPYWHRDDRTYDSSAVLYPASTEEVQAIVRIAGEHGVPLWTSSQGRNNGYGGPSPRVRGTVLVSLRRMNRVLEINHELAYAVVEPGVSWLDLHAELERTGNGDLMISVPDLGWGSIIGNTLDSGVTYLPYGMDYQAPTGMEVVLADGTLLRTGMGAIPDSPSWHVYKRGLGPVLDPLFVQASFGIVTRMGYWLMRRPKAYAPLFLTVPRDEQLAQAIDILRELRLAGIIRGVPVMQNTLTLASHFPEAMGKMQGAEATLPDEVIQEIADETGVGRWGMRTAVWGEPAVVEAHVQAITDAWGAIEGSRVDHARTYSSDDWHEIDHFVDKVQAGIPNLDMLESLPDNVGHIGFSPVVPLVGSKMRELVDLLEETVVEGSGLNFVAGICVISERSAMVVSGLAFDTSDAEVSAKAFATVRTMVERAAELGYGEYRAHLDFMDLAAEQYSFGDHAYRRFVERIKDAVDPEGIFAPGRHGIWPANRRTDG, from the coding sequence ATGACGCGATTCGACGACCGCCCCTTTGAATTGCCGGGCGAGGTGGCGCAGCGGTTCTGCGACGCCATCGGTGCCGAGCACGTGCACACCGACGAGGCCGCGCGCGACGAGTACCGCGACCCGTACTGGCACCGAGACGACCGCACCTACGATTCGTCCGCGGTGCTGTACCCGGCCTCGACCGAGGAGGTGCAGGCGATCGTCCGTATCGCCGGTGAGCACGGCGTGCCCCTGTGGACGTCGTCGCAGGGCCGCAACAACGGCTACGGCGGCCCCAGTCCTCGCGTCCGCGGCACCGTCCTCGTGAGCCTGCGGCGCATGAACCGAGTGCTCGAGATCAATCACGAGCTCGCTTACGCGGTCGTCGAGCCCGGCGTCTCCTGGCTCGATCTGCACGCGGAGCTCGAGCGCACGGGCAACGGCGACCTCATGATCTCGGTGCCCGACCTTGGCTGGGGCAGCATCATCGGCAACACCCTCGACTCCGGCGTCACCTATTTGCCCTACGGCATGGACTACCAGGCGCCGACGGGCATGGAGGTCGTCCTCGCCGACGGGACACTGCTGCGCACCGGCATGGGGGCGATCCCGGACTCGCCATCGTGGCACGTCTACAAGCGCGGCCTCGGGCCCGTGCTCGACCCGCTCTTCGTGCAGGCGTCGTTCGGCATCGTCACGCGCATGGGCTACTGGCTCATGCGGCGGCCGAAGGCCTACGCGCCGCTCTTCCTGACCGTGCCGCGCGACGAGCAGCTCGCGCAGGCGATCGACATCCTGCGCGAGCTTCGACTCGCGGGCATCATTCGGGGCGTCCCCGTGATGCAGAACACCCTGACCCTGGCGAGCCACTTCCCCGAGGCGATGGGCAAGATGCAGGGCGCCGAGGCGACGCTGCCCGACGAGGTGATCCAGGAGATCGCCGACGAGACCGGCGTCGGCCGATGGGGCATGCGCACGGCCGTGTGGGGCGAGCCCGCGGTCGTCGAGGCGCACGTGCAGGCGATCACGGATGCGTGGGGCGCGATCGAGGGGTCCCGCGTCGACCACGCGCGCACCTACTCGAGCGATGATTGGCACGAGATCGACCACTTCGTCGACAAGGTGCAGGCCGGAATCCCCAACCTCGACATGCTCGAGTCGCTGCCGGACAACGTGGGCCACATCGGATTCTCGCCCGTCGTGCCGCTCGTCGGCTCGAAGATGCGCGAACTCGTCGACCTGCTCGAGGAGACCGTCGTCGAGGGCTCGGGCCTCAACTTCGTCGCCGGCATCTGCGTCATCAGCGAGCGCAGCGCCATGGTGGTCAGCGGCCTCGCCTTCGACACCTCCGACGCCGAGGTCAGCGCCAAGGCCTTCGCAACCGTCAGGACCATGGTCGAGCGGGCCGCCGAGCTCGGCTACGGCGAGTACCGCGCGCATCTCGATTTCATGGACCTCGCGGCCGAGCAGTACTCGTTCGGCGACCACGCCTACCGACGGTTCGTCGAGCGCATCAAGGACGCCGTCGACCCCGAGGGCATCTTCGCGCCCGGCCGCCACGGCATCTGGCCCGCGAATCGGCGCACCGACGGCTGA
- a CDS encoding NAD(P)H-binding protein, with protein sequence MTEATYLITGVSGYVGNRVAELLAERIGPARLIVTSRDDATLQEWRDRGANARHADYSDRDGLERAFTGATRMLMVSAMLVGERRRAQHEHAVAAAAAAGVQHIVYLSYLGAGDPDSTALVSEDHQFTEQRIQASGLSYNFMRNSQYADAVAEQVMGIGVATGACVHNSGDGRLAVVSRDDVAAVAAELLLGAGDPNTAYDVTGPELHTYGDFSRLVAEATGLEIAESSLSDDEMYAMWDAMGVPRQASDDPDAPVPWCSDDMVSFGRTIREGGMDVRTDVVERLTGRPAEPLRVVMERYAHTWQRPATPQASN encoded by the coding sequence ATGACCGAAGCGACCTATCTCATCACCGGCGTCAGCGGCTACGTGGGCAACCGCGTGGCAGAGCTCCTCGCCGAGCGCATCGGCCCGGCTCGGCTCATCGTCACGAGCCGCGACGACGCCACGCTGCAGGAGTGGCGCGACCGCGGCGCCAACGCCAGGCACGCCGACTACAGCGACCGCGACGGCCTCGAGCGCGCCTTCACGGGCGCGACGCGCATGCTCATGGTGTCGGCGATGCTCGTGGGTGAGCGCCGCCGCGCGCAACACGAGCACGCGGTCGCCGCCGCGGCCGCGGCCGGCGTGCAGCACATCGTGTACCTCTCGTATCTCGGGGCAGGCGACCCCGACTCGACGGCGCTCGTGTCGGAGGACCACCAATTCACCGAGCAGCGCATCCAAGCCAGCGGGCTCAGCTACAACTTCATGCGCAACAGCCAGTACGCCGATGCCGTGGCCGAGCAAGTCATGGGCATCGGCGTCGCGACGGGCGCCTGCGTGCACAACTCGGGTGATGGCCGACTCGCGGTCGTGTCGCGCGACGACGTCGCGGCCGTCGCGGCCGAGTTGCTCCTCGGAGCCGGCGATCCGAACACGGCCTACGACGTCACAGGACCGGAACTCCACACCTACGGCGACTTCTCCCGCCTCGTCGCCGAGGCGACAGGCCTCGAGATCGCCGAGTCGTCGCTCAGCGACGACGAGATGTACGCAATGTGGGACGCCATGGGCGTGCCGCGTCAGGCGAGCGACGACCCGGATGCTCCCGTGCCATGGTGCAGCGACGACATGGTCTCGTTCGGGCGAACCATCCGCGAGGGCGGCATGGACGTGCGCACCGACGTCGTCGAGCGCCTCACGGGCCGGCCGGCCGAGCCGCTGCGCGTCGTGATGGAGCGCTACGCCCACACGTGGCAGCGGCCGGCCACGCCGCAAGCATCCAACTGA
- a CDS encoding FAD-dependent oxidoreductase produces the protein MTVAFTTDVLVVGSGPAGSSAALFLATYGVDTTVITKYSRLSDSPRAHITNQRTMEALRDVGVEDTLVAAATPWEWMGNTTFCTSLAGEELGRIPSWGTDTARRARYELQSPSPMLDAPQTVTEPILMQAAQTRGVKVRFDTEYLSHEQDDEGVTTMVKDRLTGVTYGIRSTFLVGADGARSKVAADLDLPYEGPGAVGGSMSIVFEADLTRFVEHRPAVLYWMLQPGAEREGVGLGVLRMVKPWTEWMLMWGYEVAAGPPDLSDEFIRELAVMLVGTDDFEMKVTSASPWTVNHHYATRIARGRVFCAGDAVHRHPPTNGLGSNTSIQDSYNLAWKLAHVLRGTASPALLESYDAERAPVARQIVERANASIADTGKILEALELQDTSDVGRLRAQLALRTAPGPDGERIRAQLREAIAYKEYEFDAHGVEHNHRYASGAVVPDGTPEPEFTLDRELYAQPTTWPGAKLPHAWVEVNRVKTSTLDLAGKGEFAIVTGIGGDVWANAATRVADELGLAIGVVSIGPGQPVEDPYGTWAQLREIEDSGVLVVRPDLHVAARASRAPAAADEAAEWLGAALRAVLGR, from the coding sequence ATGACCGTTGCATTCACGACCGACGTGCTCGTCGTCGGTTCCGGGCCGGCCGGCTCGTCGGCTGCCCTGTTCCTCGCCACCTACGGCGTCGACACGACCGTCATCACCAAGTACTCGCGGCTCAGCGATAGCCCGCGAGCGCACATCACGAATCAGCGCACGATGGAGGCGCTGCGCGATGTCGGCGTCGAAGACACGCTCGTGGCCGCCGCGACGCCGTGGGAGTGGATGGGCAACACGACGTTCTGCACGAGCCTCGCGGGCGAGGAACTCGGGCGCATCCCCTCGTGGGGCACCGACACCGCGCGCCGTGCCCGCTACGAGCTGCAGAGCCCCAGCCCCATGCTCGACGCCCCGCAAACCGTCACCGAACCGATCCTCATGCAGGCCGCGCAGACGCGCGGGGTGAAGGTTCGCTTCGACACCGAGTACCTCAGCCATGAGCAGGATGACGAGGGCGTCACCACGATGGTGAAGGATCGCCTCACGGGCGTGACTTACGGCATCCGGTCGACGTTCCTCGTCGGCGCCGACGGCGCCCGCAGCAAGGTGGCGGCCGACCTCGACCTGCCGTATGAGGGGCCGGGCGCCGTGGGCGGCTCCATGAGCATCGTGTTCGAGGCCGACCTCACGCGCTTCGTGGAGCACCGCCCCGCGGTGCTGTACTGGATGCTGCAGCCCGGCGCCGAGCGCGAGGGCGTCGGTCTCGGCGTGCTCCGCATGGTGAAGCCGTGGACCGAGTGGATGCTCATGTGGGGGTACGAGGTCGCGGCGGGCCCGCCGGACCTGTCAGACGAGTTCATCCGCGAGCTCGCGGTCATGCTCGTCGGCACGGACGACTTCGAGATGAAGGTCACGTCGGCGTCGCCGTGGACCGTCAACCACCACTACGCGACCCGGATTGCCCGCGGCCGCGTGTTCTGCGCGGGCGACGCCGTCCATCGCCACCCGCCGACGAACGGCCTCGGATCGAACACGTCGATCCAGGACTCGTACAATCTGGCGTGGAAGCTCGCGCACGTGCTTCGCGGCACGGCATCGCCGGCGCTGCTCGAGTCGTACGACGCCGAGCGGGCGCCCGTCGCGAGGCAGATCGTCGAGCGCGCGAACGCCTCGATCGCCGACACGGGGAAGATTCTCGAGGCACTCGAGCTGCAGGACACGAGCGATGTCGGGAGGCTGCGGGCCCAGCTCGCCCTGCGCACGGCGCCGGGGCCCGACGGCGAGCGAATCCGCGCGCAACTCCGCGAGGCCATCGCTTACAAGGAGTACGAGTTCGACGCGCACGGGGTGGAGCACAACCACCGGTACGCGTCGGGGGCCGTCGTGCCCGACGGCACGCCCGAGCCCGAGTTCACCCTCGACCGGGAGCTCTATGCGCAGCCGACGACGTGGCCGGGCGCGAAGTTGCCCCACGCGTGGGTCGAGGTCAATCGCGTGAAGACGTCGACGCTCGACCTGGCCGGCAAGGGCGAGTTCGCGATCGTGACGGGCATCGGCGGCGACGTGTGGGCGAATGCTGCGACGCGCGTCGCCGACGAGCTCGGCTTGGCCATCGGCGTGGTTTCGATCGGCCCCGGGCAGCCCGTCGAGGACCCGTACGGCACGTGGGCGCAGCTGCGCGAGATCGAGGATTCCGGCGTGCTGGTCGTACGGCCCGATCTGCACGTCGCGGCGCGCGCGAGCCGCGCACCGGCGGCGGCCGACGAGGCGGCCGAATGGCTGGGCGCGGCGCTCCGGGCCGTCCTCGGCCGCTGA
- a CDS encoding ABC transporter permease, with translation MTTIDPNREAPADSGGAAPQKGAAVPRVAVTPTNRVLRALSFRNISAIYIFIALFIIFAILTPDTFLQPGVWRTLLDAQAITVLTACAVLLPLITGAFNLAIGAEVGLAGILVAMFMSSLGLPVPVAMLLTLAAGALVGAISGLIITKGKIDSFIATLGISSILTAAIAWFSGGQQILGLPTEFRIVSLSNVAGITTPVIIMLVVAFAIWYVTERTPLGRRMYASGFNKDAARLAGIDVARLQIGALVAGGVVAALAGILLSSRINAGDPTLGPSMLLPALSAVFLGSTQFRGGRFNVWGTVIAVYVLAVGVKGLQLMGAPGWINDLFNGVALLLAVGLSRMERTARRTGAIRRATTFGRGGREPRSTE, from the coding sequence ATGACCACCATCGACCCGAACCGCGAGGCGCCGGCCGACTCCGGTGGAGCCGCCCCCCAAAAGGGTGCGGCGGTGCCCCGCGTGGCGGTGACGCCCACGAATCGTGTGCTGCGGGCCCTGTCGTTCCGCAACATCAGCGCAATCTACATCTTCATCGCGCTGTTCATCATCTTCGCCATCCTGACGCCAGACACGTTCCTTCAGCCGGGCGTATGGCGCACGCTGCTCGACGCGCAGGCCATCACGGTACTCACGGCCTGTGCCGTGCTGCTGCCGCTCATCACTGGCGCTTTCAACCTCGCCATCGGGGCAGAGGTCGGGCTCGCGGGCATCCTCGTGGCGATGTTCATGTCGAGCCTCGGGCTACCGGTGCCCGTCGCGATGCTGCTCACGCTCGCGGCCGGCGCCCTCGTCGGCGCGATTTCGGGCCTCATCATCACGAAGGGAAAGATCGACTCGTTCATCGCGACGCTCGGTATCTCGTCGATCCTCACGGCGGCCATTGCCTGGTTTTCCGGCGGTCAGCAGATCCTGGGGCTGCCGACGGAGTTCCGCATCGTCTCACTCTCGAACGTTGCGGGAATCACGACTCCCGTCATCATCATGCTGGTCGTCGCGTTCGCGATCTGGTACGTCACGGAGCGCACGCCGCTCGGCCGACGAATGTACGCGAGCGGGTTCAACAAGGATGCCGCGCGCCTTGCCGGCATCGACGTCGCGCGGCTGCAGATCGGCGCGCTCGTGGCCGGAGGTGTGGTCGCGGCGCTCGCGGGCATCCTGCTGTCCTCGCGAATCAACGCGGGAGACCCGACGCTCGGTCCGAGCATGCTGCTGCCCGCGCTGTCGGCGGTGTTTCTCGGGTCGACGCAGTTTCGCGGCGGGCGCTTCAACGTGTGGGGAACGGTCATCGCGGTCTACGTGCTGGCCGTGGGTGTGAAGGGACTGCAGCTCATGGGCGCGCCCGGATGGATCAATGACCTCTTCAACGGCGTCGCGCTGCTGCTCGCGGTCGGCCTCTCGCGAATGGAGCGCACCGCTCGCCGCACGGGGGCAATCCGCCGGGCGACGACGTTCGGCCGCGGTGGGCGCGAGCCGCGATCGACCGAGTAG